Proteins from one Capricornis sumatraensis isolate serow.1 chromosome 2, serow.2, whole genome shotgun sequence genomic window:
- the LOC138074248 gene encoding transformer-2 protein homolog alpha-like isoform X1, protein MSDVEENNFEGRESRSQSKSPMGTPARVKSESRSGSRSPSRVSKHSESHSLSRSKSRLRSRRHSHRRYSRSRSHSHSHRRRSRSRSYTPEYRRRRSRSHSPMSNRRRHTGSRANPDPNTFLGVFGLSLYTTERDLREVFSRYGLLSGVNVVYDQRTGRSRGFAFVYFKRIDDSKEAMERANEMELDGRRIRVDYSITKRAHTPTPGIYMDRPTHGVGGGGGGGGGGGGRRRDSYYDRGYDHGYDRYEDYDYRYRRRSPSAYYSRYRSRSRSRSYSPRRY, encoded by the coding sequence ATGAGTGATGTAGAGGAGAACAACTTCGAGGGCAGAGAGTCTCGCTCTCAGTCAAAATCTCCAATGGGAACTCCTGCTCGTGTAAAATCGGAGAGCAGGTCAGGATCTCGTAGTCCATCAAGGGTTTCCAAACACTCTGAATCCCATTCTCTATCAAGATCAAAATCCAGGTTGAGGTCAAGGAGGCATTCTCATAGACGTTACAGTCGATCCAGATCCCATTCTCACTCTCATAGGAGACGATCTCGAAGTAGGTCATATACACCAGAATACCGGCGTCGAAGGAGCCGAAGTCATTCTCCAATGTCTAACCGGAGAAGACATACAGGCAGCAGGGCAAATCCTGATCCCAATACTTTTCTAGGAGTGTTTGGCCTCAGTTTGTATACAACAGAGAGAGATCTTCGCGAAGTATTTTCTCGATATGGACTGTTGAGTGGTGTCAATGTGGTTTATGACCAGCGAACTGGACGGTCACGGGgatttgcttttgtttatttcaaGAGAATAGATGACTCAAAGGAGGCTATGGAAAGGGCAAATGAAATGGAACTGGATGGTAGAAGAATTCGGGTGGATTATTCTATCACCAAGAGAGCACACACACCAACACCAGGCATATACATGGACAGACCAACTCATGGTGTTggcggtggtggcggtggtggaggtgggggaggtggcAGACGTCGAGATTCTTACTATGATCGAGGATATGATCATGGGTACGACAGATATGAAGACTATGATTACCGGTACAGAAGAAGATCACCTTCTGCTTATTATAGTCGATACAGATCACGATCAAGATCTCGATCCTACAGCCCAAGACGCTATTAA
- the LOC138074248 gene encoding transformer-2 protein homolog alpha-like isoform X2 yields MSDVEENNFEGRESRSQSKSPMGTPARVKSESRSGSRSPSRVSKHSESHSLSRSKSRLRSRRHSHRRYSRSRSHSHSHRRRSRSRSYTPEYRRRRSRSHSPMSNRRRHTGSRANPDPNTFLGVFGLSLYTTERDLREVFSRYGLLSGVNVVYDQRTGRSRGFAFVYFKRIDDSKEAMERANEMELDGRRIRVDYSITKRAHTPTPGIYMDRPTHGGRRRDSYYDRGYDHGYDRYEDYDYRYRRRSPSAYYSRYRSRSRSRSYSPRRY; encoded by the exons ATGAGTGATGTAGAGGAGAACAACTTCGAGGGCAGAGAGTCTCGCTCTCAGTCAAAATCTCCAATGGGAACTCCTGCTCGTGTAAAATCGGAGAGCAGGTCAGGATCTCGTAGTCCATCAAGGGTTTCCAAACACTCTGAATCCCATTCTCTATCAAGATCAAAATCCAGGTTGAGGTCAAGGAGGCATTCTCATAGACGTTACAGTCGATCCAGATCCCATTCTCACTCTCATAGGAGACGATCTCGAAGTAGGTCATATACACCAGAATACCGGCGTCGAAGGAGCCGAAGTCATTCTCCAATGTCTAACCGGAGAAGACATACAGGCAGCAGGGCAAATCCTGATCCCAATACTTTTCTAGGAGTGTTTGGCCTCAGTTTGTATACAACAGAGAGAGATCTTCGCGAAGTATTTTCTCGATATGGACTGTTGAGTGGTGTCAATGTGGTTTATGACCAGCGAACTGGACGGTCACGGGgatttgcttttgtttatttcaaGAGAATAGATGACTCAAAGGAGGCTATGGAAAGGGCAAATGAAATGGAACTGGATGGTAGAAGAATTCGGGTGGATTATTCTATCACCAAGAGAGCACACACACCAACACCAGGCATATACATGGACAGACCAACTCATG gtggcAGACGTCGAGATTCTTACTATGATCGAGGATATGATCATGGGTACGACAGATATGAAGACTATGATTACCGGTACAGAAGAAGATCACCTTCTGCTTATTATAGTCGATACAGATCACGATCAAGATCTCGATCCTACAGCCCAAGACGCTATTAA
- the LOC138074248 gene encoding transformer-2 protein homolog alpha-like isoform X3 has protein sequence MSDVEENNFEGRESRSQSKSPMGTPARVKSESRSGSRSPSRVSKHSESHSLSRSKSRLRSRRHSHRRYSRSRSHSHSHRRRSRSRSYTPEYRRRRSRSHSPMSNRRRHTGSRAMERANEMELDGRRIRVDYSITKRAHTPTPGIYMDRPTHGVGGGGGGGGGGGGRRRDSYYDRGYDHGYDRYEDYDYRYRRRSPSAYYSRYRSRSRSRSYSPRRY, from the exons ATGAGTGATGTAGAGGAGAACAACTTCGAGGGCAGAGAGTCTCGCTCTCAGTCAAAATCTCCAATGGGAACTCCTGCTCGTGTAAAATCGGAGAGCAGGTCAGGATCTCGTAGTCCATCAAGGGTTTCCAAACACTCTGAATCCCATTCTCTATCAAGATCAAAATCCAGGTTGAGGTCAAGGAGGCATTCTCATAGACGTTACAGTCGATCCAGATCCCATTCTCACTCTCATAGGAGACGATCTCGAAGTAGGTCATATACACCAGAATACCGGCGTCGAAGGAGCCGAAGTCATTCTCCAATGTCTAACCGGAGAAGACATACAGGCAGCAGG GCTATGGAAAGGGCAAATGAAATGGAACTGGATGGTAGAAGAATTCGGGTGGATTATTCTATCACCAAGAGAGCACACACACCAACACCAGGCATATACATGGACAGACCAACTCATGGTGTTggcggtggtggcggtggtggaggtgggggaggtggcAGACGTCGAGATTCTTACTATGATCGAGGATATGATCATGGGTACGACAGATATGAAGACTATGATTACCGGTACAGAAGAAGATCACCTTCTGCTTATTATAGTCGATACAGATCACGATCAAGATCTCGATCCTACAGCCCAAGACGCTATTAA